In the genome of Anaerolineae bacterium, one region contains:
- a CDS encoding GAF domain-containing protein, translating into MASPFFRRSRPQPQEHPPSSSPPSLRSVTATREEVFNFLTRATSAAALPVVIVNTHSAILHGAPRRAAAYVALYITLLVATFSRRLLPFSLRAWGLVALLWAVALTTYLNTGIRGDGRIWIMGAVVTAGVLLNGFQAVLGIGISLALHGIVGWLFIHRVLPLPPVEGLVTSELPEAWVNTGFTMIAIGLVAGGIVAINRSRLEQSLEESQELTSALEEERQRLERQERALRRRVAQLRAASEVARVATTLLDEQELMDYVLRTVQESFDLYYAGIFLLDERGEYAVLRAGTGEAGKRMLQDGHRLAVGGTSMIGWCIANRKLRLALDVGRDPVQFSNPYLPHTRTELAIPLIVRDEVIGAMTIQSXRXQAFDXDDIRJLQGIADTLAXALXXXRLFXTTQEXLXELXAIHAQFLSQAWSDLPESXIQXLQSEEXTXXSREXXXTGRLLRLPLQVRDXVVGEVVXERDXPWSEEEXALAQALJYQAGXALENAGLLTESLRRAAQEQLLGQISAHVGATLDMDQMLRTIVRELQEALGLQEAEIRLSSTLPAIEE; encoded by the coding sequence ATGGCCTCTCCGTTCTTTCGGCGCAGTCGCCCCCAACCGCAAGAACATCCACCTTCCTCATCGCCCCCGTCCCTCCGCAGCGTCACAGCAACACGGGAAGAGGTTTTCAATTTCCTCACCCGGGCCACCAGCGCTGCCGCCCTGCCAGTCGTCATTGTCAACACTCACAGCGCCATCCTCCATGGGGCGCCCCGGCGCGCAGCCGCTTATGTGGCCCTTTATATCACGTTGCTCGTCGCCACGTTTAGCCGACGCTTGCTCCCCTTCTCTCTGCGCGCTTGGGGCCTCGTCGCTTTGCTGTGGGCTGTAGCCCTTACCACCTACCTCAACACCGGAATACGGGGCGATGGCCGCATCTGGATTATGGGCGCAGTGGTCACCGCCGGGGTTCTCCTGAACGGTTTCCAGGCCGTGCTGGGTATCGGGATCAGCCTCGCTCTGCACGGCATCGTGGGCTGGCTCTTCATCCACCGCGTCCTTCCCCTTCCCCCGGTCGAGGGGCTGGTGACCAGCGAACTGCCGGAGGCCTGGGTCAACACCGGGTTCACAATGATCGCCATCGGGTTGGTGGCCGGTGGCATCGTTGCCATCAACCGCAGCCGTCTGGAACAATCGCTGGAAGAAAGCCAGGAACTCACTTCGGCGTTGGAGGAGGAACGGCAGCGTCTGGAACGTCAAGAGCGCGCCCTGCGCCGCCGCGTGGCTCAGTTGCGCGCTGCCAGCGAAGTTGCTCGGGTGGCCACCACCCTGCTCGACGAGCAGGAACTCATGGACTATGTACTGCGCACCGTCCAGGAAAGTTTTGATCTGTACTACGCCGGCATCTTCCTCCTGGACGAGCGGGGCGAATACGCCGTGCTGCGCGCCGGCACGGGGGAAGCGGGAAAACGCATGCTTCAGGACGGGCACCGGCTGGCCGTAGGCGGCACTTCCATGATCGGCTGGTGCATCGCCAACCGGAAACTGCGGTTGGCACTGGACGTCGGCCGCGACCCCGTGCAATTCAGCAACCCCTATCTCCCCCACACCCGAACCGAACTGGCCATTCCCCTCATAGTGCGCGACGAAGTCATTGGAGCCATGACCATCCARTCCGASCGTYYYCAGGCYTTCGACGAMGACGATATCCGCMTCCTGCARGGCATYGCCGACACCYTRGCCARCGCSCTRARCAMCRCYCGSCTGTTCCRCACCACSCARGARRCSCTGARCGAACTSCRGGCCATCCACGCCCARTTCCTGAGCCAGGCCTGGAGCGAYCTCCCKGAAAGCRGCATCCARRTCCTCCAGAGCGAAGAGMCGACCWCCMSTTCSCGMGAAANNNANNCNACSGGGCGSCTGCTCCGCCTSCCYCTYCARGTRCGSGAYRCCGTGGTSGGSGARGTSGTGMTGGARCGSGAYRCCCCCTGGAGCGARGARGARCRGGCCCTGGCCCAGGCGTTGMTCTAYCAGGCCGGGSTGGCCCTGGAAAAYGCCGGTCTRCTCACCGAAAGCCTGCGCCGCGCCGCACAAGAACAACTGCTGGGACAAATCAGCGCCCATGTCGGCGCTACCCTGGATATGGACCAGATGCTCCGCACTATCGTCCGTGAATTGCAAGAGGCTTTGGGCCTCCAAGAGGCCGAAATCCGCCTAAGTTCCACCCTGCCTGCCATCGAGGAGTAG